A stretch of the Malus domestica chromosome 08, GDT2T_hap1 genome encodes the following:
- the LOC103411060 gene encoding pentatricopeptide repeat-containing protein At5g65560: MMRKPMAVICHPPEPFLFLLLKPFSSISSAAAAPLPLSNEPHDLSSQLFAILSRPNWQRHPSLKQLAPSISPSHVSSVFALNLDPRTALAFFNWIALKPGYKHTVHCHSSLLNILLPNGFLQVAEKIRISMIKASSSPQDALFVLKFLRELNGAGEFEFKLTLRCYNFLLMSLSKFSLLQDLKALYLEMLDDMVSPNLHTFNTMINAYCKVGNVAEADLYFSRIGQAGFHPDTFTYTSLILGHCRNKDVDSGYRVFKLMPQKGCQRNEVSYTNLIHGFCEADRIDEALKLFSQMGEDDCFPTVRTYTVLICALCKLGRKLEAMNLFKEMTDKGCEPNVHTYTVLIDSMCKENKLDEARNLLNKMLQKRLVPNVVTYNAMIDGYCKEGAVEAALGILALMESSNCYPNARTYNELICGFCKRKNIHQAMALLGKMLDRKLSPSLYTYNSLIHGQCKMGHFESAYRLLNLMKESGLVPDRWSYSSLIDALCKRGRLEEAHALFDSLNEKGIKSNDVIFTSLIDGYCKVGKIDDAHSLFDRMLAEDCLPNSFTYNTLIDVLCKEERLEEAFSLVEKMLSIGVKATTHTYTILIKQMLKEGDFDHARRLLNQMVSSGNQPDLFTYTTFIHAYCGIGNVEEAEKLMMKMNEEGIIADSLTYTLLIDGYGRMRLIDCAFDVLKRMFDSCCDPSHYTYSFLIKHLSNEKLTETNNNMVGIDLFSKVSLIDISDVWKTMDFDIALELFEKMAGHGCAPSTNTYEKLIVGLCKERRLEVAQRLYSHMRERKISSSENIYNSLLNCCCTLQKYGEAATLVDAMIKDGYLPTLESSTMLVCGLLDEEKTEKAKAIFRTLLLCEYNHDEVAWKVLFDGLLKRGFVNICSELISIMEKMGCQLHPQTYSMLIEGMDGP, translated from the coding sequence atgatgagaaAACCCATGGCCGTCATCTGCCACCCACCTGAacccttcctcttcctcctcctcaaaccCTTCTCTTCCATTTCCTCCGCCGCCGCCGCTCCTCTTCCCCTCTCCAACGAACCGCACGATCTATCCTCCCAGCTCTTCGCTATTCTATCCCGCCCCAATTGGCAGCGCCACCCTTCCCTTAAGCAACTAGCCCCCTCCATATCCCCTTCCCATGTCTCCTCCGTCTTCGCTCTCAACCTCGACCCCCGAACCGCCCTCGCTTTCTTCAACTGGATAGCTCTTAAACCCGGATACAAGCACACCGTCCATTGCCACTCTTCTCTCCTCAACATTCTCCTCCCCAATGGGTTTCTCCAGGTCGCTGAAAAGATCCGAATTTCCATGATTAAGGCTTCCAGTTCCCCTCAAGATGCCCTTTTCGTGCTCAAGTTTTTGCGGGAGTTGAATGGCGCTGGAGAGTTCGAGTTCAAGCTCACCCTCAGGTGCTACAATTTTCTTCTTATGTCATTGTCTAAGTTTTCCCTGCTTCAAGATTTGAAAGCTTTGTATTTGGAGATGTTAGACGATATGGTTTCTCCAAATCTGCATACTTTTAATACCATGATCAATGCTTACTGTAAAGTGGGTAATGTGGCTGAGGCAGACTTGTATTTCAGTAGGATAGGGCAGGCGGGTTTCCACCCCGATACATTTACCTACACTTCTTTGATACTGGGGCATTGTAGGAATAAGGATGTGGATAGTGGTTACAGGGTTTTTAAGCTAATGCCGCAAAAGGGTTGTCAAAGAAATGAAGTTTCCTATACTAATTTGATACATGGGTTTTGCGAGGCTGATCGGATTGATGAGgctttaaagttgttttctcaAATGGGGGAGGATGATTGTTTTCCAACTGTGCGGACATACACAGTTCTTATTTGCGCCTTGTGTAAATTGGGAAGGAAATTAGAAGCTATGAATCTGTTCAAAGAGATGACGGACAAGGGTTGTGAACCAAATGTTCATACTTATACCGTGCTCATTGATAGCATGTGCAAGGAAAATAAGCTTGACGAGGCACGAAACTTGCTGAACAAGATGTTGCAGAAAAGGTTGGTTCCTAATGTTGTCACGTACAACGCAATGATTGATGGGTACTGCAAGGAGGGAGCAGTTGAGGCTGCACTTGGTATTTTGGCTTTGATGGAATCGAGTAATTGTTATCCAAATGCTCGGACATACAATGAATTGATTTGTGGGTTTTGTAAAAGGAAAAATATACACCAGGCAATGGCATTGCTTGGTAAGATGCTTGATCGGAAACTCTCACCAAGCCTATATACATACAACTCATTAATCCATGGGCAGTGTAAAATGGGTCATTTTGAGAGTGCTTACAGGTTGCTTAATTTGATGAAAGAAAGTGGTTTGGTTCCTGACCGATGGTCTTACAGTTCTCTCATAGACGCTCTCTGTAAGAGGGGCAGACTGGAAGAAGCTCATGCCCTGTTTGATTCTCTCAATGAGAAAGGCATAAAGTCAAATGATGTGATCTTTACTTCTTTGATTGACGGTTATTGCAAGGTTGGGAAAATCGATGATGCCCATTCTTTGTTTGATAGAATGCTTGCAGAAGACTGTTTGCCGAACTCATTCACATACAATACCTTGATAGATGTGTTGTGCAAAGAAGAAAGACTGGAGGAAGCGTTTTCACTGGTGGAAAAGATGTTAAGTATTGGCGTCAAAGCTACAACACATACTTATACAATTCTAATTAAACAAATGTTGAAGGAAGGGGACTTTGACCATGCTCGTAGGCTTTTAAACCAGATGGTTAGTTCTGGTAATCAACCTGACCTGTTTACTTACACTACCTTTATTCATGCATATTGCGGCATAGGAAATGTAGAAGAGGCAGAGAAattgatgatgaagatgaatgAAGAAGGAATTATAGCAGATTCGTTGACTTACACATTGCTAATTGATGGATATGGACGTATGAGATTAATTGATTGTGCATTTGATGTTCTTAAGCGCATGTTTGATTCTTGTTGTGATCCTTCGCATTATACATATTCCTTTCTGATCAAACATCTTTCGAATGAAAAGTTGACAGAGACAAATAATAATATGGTGGGAATTGATTTGTTCTCAAAAGTCTCCTTAATTGATATTAGTGATGTGTGGAAGACAATGGATTTTGACATTGCTTTAGAGCTCTTTGAAAAAATGGCTGGACATGGTTGTGCACCCAGTACCAACACTTATGAAAAACTTATAGTAGGTCTTTGCAAAGAGAGGCGCTTGGAAGTAGCCCAGAGGTTATACAGTCATATGAGAGAGAGGAAAATTTCTTCAAGTGAGAATATTTATAATTCTCTTCTTAACTGTTGCTGTACATTGCAAAAGTATGGAGAGGCAGCAACCTTGGTGGATGCGATGATTAAGGATGGTTATTTACCGACACTGGAGTCCTCCACGATGCTTGTATGCGGGCTTCTTGATGAAGAGAAGACTGAGAAGGCAAAAGCAATTTTTCGTACTTTGCTTCTTTGCGAATATAATCACGATGAAGTAGCTTGGAAAGTTCTCTTTGATGGTTTACTTAAGAGGGGTTTTGTCAATATATGCTCTGAGCTCATAAGCATCATGGAGAAAATGGGTTGCCAGCTTCATCCTCAGACATATTCAATGTTGATTGAGGGAATGGATGGTCCATAA